In Eleginops maclovinus isolate JMC-PN-2008 ecotype Puerto Natales chromosome 10, JC_Emac_rtc_rv5, whole genome shotgun sequence, the following proteins share a genomic window:
- the stxbp4 gene encoding syntaxin-binding protein 4 isoform X2, with protein sequence MGPHGTNRAVQRLEFCNCKKGLGVKIIGGYRDLTGEEFGIYVKRVVAGGLAAQDGRLRSGDLIVDVNNISLMGVTNERAVENLRMASLSNHMTLLIARDEESRREFGELMEKYGSNNISSSGPMSPTQTATVSGRLTDTASSSSSSRSESPQLLSPKEGVTAPPHSTTLPLHNVHNPPHAFSDSGIQLICVSKGTGLGLVIRGGANRVDGPMVFIQEVVPGGDAHKDGRLQAGDQLVSINKESLIGVTYEEARSVLTRTKLRPDPTVEIAFIRRHSSSDSSSGLHSPVSQQGSAGGSVPQQRASLLGASGAPGSRITSSRHPACEILPAVSVTQVRVPAVRAEATPESDSSTETNPEPPHRKLPLRTNRRLKVDKLEQALCVLGLQLSVSQQQILLCRLRADAGGTVAFTDFESQVRDLFRSQLEDSSFSSEDLSALLESPNSRTSRSDSEDLEEMERLRKEHIEALREIKRLQEQLGESQRVHHQTEEELSKVKQEVKLMSEESRALRTRVQLAEAAQKQARGMEMDYEEVIHLLEAEIAELKTLRAEQPGIPTNKDDAEDLKKKVAVLECQLRKSEATKKGFELSTGKLLSFVELRGRKGQRGVSRHGPPLQEDPLDGADAGSGGQGAGPDGAGPPGGGLADLLEDSSLCRTSAGRQPPSPPQTLSSCSSGLRLLCMTLCPNSSPRSLS encoded by the exons ATGGGCCCGCACGGCACCAACAGAGCTGTTCAGCGGCTGGAGTTTTGCAACTGCAAGAAGGGACTCG GTGTGAAGATCATCGGGGGGTACAGAGATCTGACCGGAGAAGAGTTCGGGATCTACGTGAAGAGAGTCGTCGCCGGGGGGCTCGCCGCTCAGGATG GGCGCTTGAGGTCCGGTGACCTGATTGTTGACGTCAATAACATCAGTCTGATGGGCGTGACCAATGAGAG GGCGGTGGAGAACCTGAGGATGGCGTCGCTCTCCAATCACATGACGCTGCTGATCGCCAGAGACGAGGAGTCCAG GAGGGAGTTTGGAGAGCTGATGGAAAAATACGGATCCAATAATATCTCCTCTTCAGGACCCATGTCTCCCACACAGACCgccacag TGTCAGGGAGGCTGACGGACacggcctcctcctcctcttcctcccggTCGGAGAGTCCTCAGCTGCTGAGTCCTAAAGAGGGGGTCACGGCCCCCCCACACAGCACCACGCTGCCCCTCCACAACGTGCACAACCCCCCGCACGCCTTCAG TGACAGTGGGATCCAGCTGATCTGCGTTTCCAAGGGAACAGGCTTGGGGCTCGTCATCAGGGGCGGAGCTAACCGTGTCGATGGACCAATGGTGTTCATCCAGGAAGTGGTTCCTGGAGGAGACGCCCACAAG GACGGGCGTCTGCAGGCCGGGGATCAGCTGGTCTCCATCAACAAAGAGTCTCTGATCGGAGTCACGTACGAGGAGGCGAGGAGCGTCCTGACCCGGACCAAACTCAG ACCAGACCCCACGGTGGAGATCGCCTTCATCCGGCGCCACTCCTCCTCCGACTCGTCCTCTGGACTCCACAGCCCCGTCTCCCAGCAGGGGTCGGCGGGAGGATCCGTACCCCAGCAGAGGGCCTCGCTGCTGGGAGCCTCAGGGGCCCCGGGCTCCAGGATCACCTCCAGCAGACACCCGGCCTGCGAGATTCTGCCGGCCGTCAGCGTCACTCAG GTGAGAGTTCCTGCAGTGAGAGCCGAGGCGACGCCAGAGAGCgacagcagcacagagacaaACCCTG agcCTCCTCACAGGAAGCTTCCGCTCAGAACAAACCGGCGCCTCAAAGTGGACAAGCTGGAGCAG gctctgtgtgtgttgggtcTGCAGCTCTCAGTCTCTCAGCAGCAGATCCTCCTCTGCAGACTGAGGGCGGACGCTGGAGGAACCGTGGCCTTCACAG acttTGAGAGTCAGGTGCGGGATCTGTTCAGGTCTCAGCTGGAGGACTCAAGCTTCTCGTCTGAAGATCTGTCTGCTCTGTTGGAGTCGCCAAATTCACGG acatcTAGGTCGGACTCGGAGGATctggaagagatggagaggctGAGGAAGGAACACATCGAGGCTCTGAGGGAAATCAAGAggctgcag gaGCAGCTGGGGGAGTCTCAGAGGGTCCACCAtcagacagaggaggagctCAGTAAAGTTAAACAG gaagtgaagctcaTGTCGGAGGAGAGTCGGGCCCTCCGGACTCGGGTCCAGCTAGCGGAGGCGGCGCAGAAGCAGGCGAGGGGGATGGAGATGGACTACGAGGAGGTGATCCATCTTCTGGAGGCCGAGATCGCAGAGCTCAAGACTCTGAGGGCGGAGCAGCCGGGGATCCCGACCAATAAG GACGACGCAGAGGATCTGAAGAAGAAAGTGGCCGTCCTCGAGTGTCAACTACGGAAGAGCGAAGCGACCAAGAAGGGCTTCGAGCTGTCCACGGGGAAACTGCTGAGCTTCGTCGAG CTCCGGGGACGTAAAGGTCAGCGCGGCGTCTCAAGGCATGGCCCCCCGCTACAGGAAGACCCCCTGGACGGCGCTGACGCTGGCTCAGGAGGCCAAGGAGCTGGCCCGGACGGTGCGGGCCCTCCTGGAGGTGGACT TGCTGACCTTCTAGAGGATTCGTCTCTCTGCAGGACGTCTGCAGGACGACAGcccccctcacctcctcagACCCTCAGCTCCTGTAGCTCTGGACTCCGGCTCCTCTGCATGACCCTCTGTCCAAACAGTTCCCCACGCTCTCTGTCCTGA
- the stxbp4 gene encoding syntaxin-binding protein 4 isoform X4 yields the protein MCFMESPWKRKQCLLCRREFGELMEKYGSNNISSSGPMSPTQTATVSGRLTDTASSSSSSRSESPQLLSPKEGVTAPPHSTTLPLHNVHNPPHAFSDSGIQLICVSKGTGLGLVIRGGANRVDGPMVFIQEVVPGGDAHKDGRLQAGDQLVSINKESLIGVTYEEARSVLTRTKLRPDPTVEIAFIRRHSSSDSSSGLHSPVSQQGSAGGSVPQQRASLLGASGAPGSRITSSRHPACEILPAVSVTQVRVPAVRAEATPESDSSTETNPEPPHRKLPLRTNRRLKVDKLEQALCVLGLQLSVSQQQILLCRLRADAGGTVAFTDFESQVRDLFRSQLEDSSFSSEDLSALLESPNSRTSRSDSEDLEEMERLRKEHIEALREIKRLQEQLGESQRVHHQTEEELSKVKQEVKLMSEESRALRTRVQLAEAAQKQARGMEMDYEEVIHLLEAEIAELKTLRAEQPGIPTNKDDAEDLKKKVAVLECQLRKSEATKKGFELSTGKLLSFVELRGRKGQRGVSRHGPPLQEDPLDGADAGSGGQGAGPDGAGPPGGGLADLLEDSSLCRTSAGRQPPSPPQTLSSCSSGLRLLCMTLCPNSSPRSLS from the exons ATGTGCTTCATGGAATCACCATGGAAAAGAAAGCAGTGTTTACTCTGCAG GAGGGAGTTTGGAGAGCTGATGGAAAAATACGGATCCAATAATATCTCCTCTTCAGGACCCATGTCTCCCACACAGACCgccacag TGTCAGGGAGGCTGACGGACacggcctcctcctcctcttcctcccggTCGGAGAGTCCTCAGCTGCTGAGTCCTAAAGAGGGGGTCACGGCCCCCCCACACAGCACCACGCTGCCCCTCCACAACGTGCACAACCCCCCGCACGCCTTCAG TGACAGTGGGATCCAGCTGATCTGCGTTTCCAAGGGAACAGGCTTGGGGCTCGTCATCAGGGGCGGAGCTAACCGTGTCGATGGACCAATGGTGTTCATCCAGGAAGTGGTTCCTGGAGGAGACGCCCACAAG GACGGGCGTCTGCAGGCCGGGGATCAGCTGGTCTCCATCAACAAAGAGTCTCTGATCGGAGTCACGTACGAGGAGGCGAGGAGCGTCCTGACCCGGACCAAACTCAG ACCAGACCCCACGGTGGAGATCGCCTTCATCCGGCGCCACTCCTCCTCCGACTCGTCCTCTGGACTCCACAGCCCCGTCTCCCAGCAGGGGTCGGCGGGAGGATCCGTACCCCAGCAGAGGGCCTCGCTGCTGGGAGCCTCAGGGGCCCCGGGCTCCAGGATCACCTCCAGCAGACACCCGGCCTGCGAGATTCTGCCGGCCGTCAGCGTCACTCAG GTGAGAGTTCCTGCAGTGAGAGCCGAGGCGACGCCAGAGAGCgacagcagcacagagacaaACCCTG agcCTCCTCACAGGAAGCTTCCGCTCAGAACAAACCGGCGCCTCAAAGTGGACAAGCTGGAGCAG gctctgtgtgtgttgggtcTGCAGCTCTCAGTCTCTCAGCAGCAGATCCTCCTCTGCAGACTGAGGGCGGACGCTGGAGGAACCGTGGCCTTCACAG acttTGAGAGTCAGGTGCGGGATCTGTTCAGGTCTCAGCTGGAGGACTCAAGCTTCTCGTCTGAAGATCTGTCTGCTCTGTTGGAGTCGCCAAATTCACGG acatcTAGGTCGGACTCGGAGGATctggaagagatggagaggctGAGGAAGGAACACATCGAGGCTCTGAGGGAAATCAAGAggctgcag gaGCAGCTGGGGGAGTCTCAGAGGGTCCACCAtcagacagaggaggagctCAGTAAAGTTAAACAG gaagtgaagctcaTGTCGGAGGAGAGTCGGGCCCTCCGGACTCGGGTCCAGCTAGCGGAGGCGGCGCAGAAGCAGGCGAGGGGGATGGAGATGGACTACGAGGAGGTGATCCATCTTCTGGAGGCCGAGATCGCAGAGCTCAAGACTCTGAGGGCGGAGCAGCCGGGGATCCCGACCAATAAG GACGACGCAGAGGATCTGAAGAAGAAAGTGGCCGTCCTCGAGTGTCAACTACGGAAGAGCGAAGCGACCAAGAAGGGCTTCGAGCTGTCCACGGGGAAACTGCTGAGCTTCGTCGAG CTCCGGGGACGTAAAGGTCAGCGCGGCGTCTCAAGGCATGGCCCCCCGCTACAGGAAGACCCCCTGGACGGCGCTGACGCTGGCTCAGGAGGCCAAGGAGCTGGCCCGGACGGTGCGGGCCCTCCTGGAGGTGGACT TGCTGACCTTCTAGAGGATTCGTCTCTCTGCAGGACGTCTGCAGGACGACAGcccccctcacctcctcagACCCTCAGCTCCTGTAGCTCTGGACTCCGGCTCCTCTGCATGACCCTCTGTCCAAACAGTTCCCCACGCTCTCTGTCCTGA
- the stxbp4 gene encoding syntaxin-binding protein 4 isoform X1 — protein MSLLSWTIMGPHGTNRAVQRLEFCNCKKGLGVKIIGGYRDLTGEEFGIYVKRVVAGGLAAQDGRLRSGDLIVDVNNISLMGVTNERAVENLRMASLSNHMTLLIARDEESRREFGELMEKYGSNNISSSGPMSPTQTATVSGRLTDTASSSSSSRSESPQLLSPKEGVTAPPHSTTLPLHNVHNPPHAFSDSGIQLICVSKGTGLGLVIRGGANRVDGPMVFIQEVVPGGDAHKDGRLQAGDQLVSINKESLIGVTYEEARSVLTRTKLRPDPTVEIAFIRRHSSSDSSSGLHSPVSQQGSAGGSVPQQRASLLGASGAPGSRITSSRHPACEILPAVSVTQVRVPAVRAEATPESDSSTETNPEPPHRKLPLRTNRRLKVDKLEQALCVLGLQLSVSQQQILLCRLRADAGGTVAFTDFESQVRDLFRSQLEDSSFSSEDLSALLESPNSRTSRSDSEDLEEMERLRKEHIEALREIKRLQEQLGESQRVHHQTEEELSKVKQEVKLMSEESRALRTRVQLAEAAQKQARGMEMDYEEVIHLLEAEIAELKTLRAEQPGIPTNKDDAEDLKKKVAVLECQLRKSEATKKGFELSTGKLLSFVELRGRKGQRGVSRHGPPLQEDPLDGADAGSGGQGAGPDGAGPPGGGLADLLEDSSLCRTSAGRQPPSPPQTLSSCSSGLRLLCMTLCPNSSPRSLS, from the exons ATGTCTCTGCTCTCCTG GACCATCATGGGCCCGCACGGCACCAACAGAGCTGTTCAGCGGCTGGAGTTTTGCAACTGCAAGAAGGGACTCG GTGTGAAGATCATCGGGGGGTACAGAGATCTGACCGGAGAAGAGTTCGGGATCTACGTGAAGAGAGTCGTCGCCGGGGGGCTCGCCGCTCAGGATG GGCGCTTGAGGTCCGGTGACCTGATTGTTGACGTCAATAACATCAGTCTGATGGGCGTGACCAATGAGAG GGCGGTGGAGAACCTGAGGATGGCGTCGCTCTCCAATCACATGACGCTGCTGATCGCCAGAGACGAGGAGTCCAG GAGGGAGTTTGGAGAGCTGATGGAAAAATACGGATCCAATAATATCTCCTCTTCAGGACCCATGTCTCCCACACAGACCgccacag TGTCAGGGAGGCTGACGGACacggcctcctcctcctcttcctcccggTCGGAGAGTCCTCAGCTGCTGAGTCCTAAAGAGGGGGTCACGGCCCCCCCACACAGCACCACGCTGCCCCTCCACAACGTGCACAACCCCCCGCACGCCTTCAG TGACAGTGGGATCCAGCTGATCTGCGTTTCCAAGGGAACAGGCTTGGGGCTCGTCATCAGGGGCGGAGCTAACCGTGTCGATGGACCAATGGTGTTCATCCAGGAAGTGGTTCCTGGAGGAGACGCCCACAAG GACGGGCGTCTGCAGGCCGGGGATCAGCTGGTCTCCATCAACAAAGAGTCTCTGATCGGAGTCACGTACGAGGAGGCGAGGAGCGTCCTGACCCGGACCAAACTCAG ACCAGACCCCACGGTGGAGATCGCCTTCATCCGGCGCCACTCCTCCTCCGACTCGTCCTCTGGACTCCACAGCCCCGTCTCCCAGCAGGGGTCGGCGGGAGGATCCGTACCCCAGCAGAGGGCCTCGCTGCTGGGAGCCTCAGGGGCCCCGGGCTCCAGGATCACCTCCAGCAGACACCCGGCCTGCGAGATTCTGCCGGCCGTCAGCGTCACTCAG GTGAGAGTTCCTGCAGTGAGAGCCGAGGCGACGCCAGAGAGCgacagcagcacagagacaaACCCTG agcCTCCTCACAGGAAGCTTCCGCTCAGAACAAACCGGCGCCTCAAAGTGGACAAGCTGGAGCAG gctctgtgtgtgttgggtcTGCAGCTCTCAGTCTCTCAGCAGCAGATCCTCCTCTGCAGACTGAGGGCGGACGCTGGAGGAACCGTGGCCTTCACAG acttTGAGAGTCAGGTGCGGGATCTGTTCAGGTCTCAGCTGGAGGACTCAAGCTTCTCGTCTGAAGATCTGTCTGCTCTGTTGGAGTCGCCAAATTCACGG acatcTAGGTCGGACTCGGAGGATctggaagagatggagaggctGAGGAAGGAACACATCGAGGCTCTGAGGGAAATCAAGAggctgcag gaGCAGCTGGGGGAGTCTCAGAGGGTCCACCAtcagacagaggaggagctCAGTAAAGTTAAACAG gaagtgaagctcaTGTCGGAGGAGAGTCGGGCCCTCCGGACTCGGGTCCAGCTAGCGGAGGCGGCGCAGAAGCAGGCGAGGGGGATGGAGATGGACTACGAGGAGGTGATCCATCTTCTGGAGGCCGAGATCGCAGAGCTCAAGACTCTGAGGGCGGAGCAGCCGGGGATCCCGACCAATAAG GACGACGCAGAGGATCTGAAGAAGAAAGTGGCCGTCCTCGAGTGTCAACTACGGAAGAGCGAAGCGACCAAGAAGGGCTTCGAGCTGTCCACGGGGAAACTGCTGAGCTTCGTCGAG CTCCGGGGACGTAAAGGTCAGCGCGGCGTCTCAAGGCATGGCCCCCCGCTACAGGAAGACCCCCTGGACGGCGCTGACGCTGGCTCAGGAGGCCAAGGAGCTGGCCCGGACGGTGCGGGCCCTCCTGGAGGTGGACT TGCTGACCTTCTAGAGGATTCGTCTCTCTGCAGGACGTCTGCAGGACGACAGcccccctcacctcctcagACCCTCAGCTCCTGTAGCTCTGGACTCCGGCTCCTCTGCATGACCCTCTGTCCAAACAGTTCCCCACGCTCTCTGTCCTGA
- the stxbp4 gene encoding syntaxin-binding protein 4 isoform X3 — MSLLSWTIMGPHGTNRAVQRLEFCNCKKGLGVKIIGGYRDLTGEEFGIYVKRVVAGGLAAQDGRLRSGDLIVDVNNISLMGVTNERAVENLRMASLSNHMTLLIARDEESRREFGELMEKYGSNNISSSGPMSPTQTATVSGRLTDTASSSSSSRSESPQLLSPKEGVTAPPHSTTLPLHNVHNPPHAFSDSGIQLICVSKGTGLGLVIRGGANRVDGPMVFIQEVVPGGDAHKDGRLQAGDQLVSINKESLIGVTYEEARSVLTRTKLRPDPTVEIAFIRRHSSSDSSSGLHSPVSQQGSAGGSVPQQRASLLGASGAPGSRITSSRHPACEILPAVSVTQVRVPAVRAEATPESDSSTETNPEPPHRKLPLRTNRRLKVDKLEQALCVLGLQLSVSQQQILLCRLRADAGGTVAFTDFESQVRDLFRSQLEDSSFSSEDLSALLESPNSRTSRSDSEDLEEMERLRKEHIEALREIKRLQEQLGESQRVHHQTEEELSKVKQEVKLMSEESRALRTRVQLAEAAQKQARGMEMDYEEVIHLLEAEIAELKTLRAEQPGIPTNKDDAEDLKKKVAVLECQLRKSEATKKGFELSTGKLLSFVENVQEFLLESHAPIKSCSSGDVKVSAASQGMAPRYRKTPWTALTLAQEAKELARTVRALLEVDLLTF; from the exons ATGTCTCTGCTCTCCTG GACCATCATGGGCCCGCACGGCACCAACAGAGCTGTTCAGCGGCTGGAGTTTTGCAACTGCAAGAAGGGACTCG GTGTGAAGATCATCGGGGGGTACAGAGATCTGACCGGAGAAGAGTTCGGGATCTACGTGAAGAGAGTCGTCGCCGGGGGGCTCGCCGCTCAGGATG GGCGCTTGAGGTCCGGTGACCTGATTGTTGACGTCAATAACATCAGTCTGATGGGCGTGACCAATGAGAG GGCGGTGGAGAACCTGAGGATGGCGTCGCTCTCCAATCACATGACGCTGCTGATCGCCAGAGACGAGGAGTCCAG GAGGGAGTTTGGAGAGCTGATGGAAAAATACGGATCCAATAATATCTCCTCTTCAGGACCCATGTCTCCCACACAGACCgccacag TGTCAGGGAGGCTGACGGACacggcctcctcctcctcttcctcccggTCGGAGAGTCCTCAGCTGCTGAGTCCTAAAGAGGGGGTCACGGCCCCCCCACACAGCACCACGCTGCCCCTCCACAACGTGCACAACCCCCCGCACGCCTTCAG TGACAGTGGGATCCAGCTGATCTGCGTTTCCAAGGGAACAGGCTTGGGGCTCGTCATCAGGGGCGGAGCTAACCGTGTCGATGGACCAATGGTGTTCATCCAGGAAGTGGTTCCTGGAGGAGACGCCCACAAG GACGGGCGTCTGCAGGCCGGGGATCAGCTGGTCTCCATCAACAAAGAGTCTCTGATCGGAGTCACGTACGAGGAGGCGAGGAGCGTCCTGACCCGGACCAAACTCAG ACCAGACCCCACGGTGGAGATCGCCTTCATCCGGCGCCACTCCTCCTCCGACTCGTCCTCTGGACTCCACAGCCCCGTCTCCCAGCAGGGGTCGGCGGGAGGATCCGTACCCCAGCAGAGGGCCTCGCTGCTGGGAGCCTCAGGGGCCCCGGGCTCCAGGATCACCTCCAGCAGACACCCGGCCTGCGAGATTCTGCCGGCCGTCAGCGTCACTCAG GTGAGAGTTCCTGCAGTGAGAGCCGAGGCGACGCCAGAGAGCgacagcagcacagagacaaACCCTG agcCTCCTCACAGGAAGCTTCCGCTCAGAACAAACCGGCGCCTCAAAGTGGACAAGCTGGAGCAG gctctgtgtgtgttgggtcTGCAGCTCTCAGTCTCTCAGCAGCAGATCCTCCTCTGCAGACTGAGGGCGGACGCTGGAGGAACCGTGGCCTTCACAG acttTGAGAGTCAGGTGCGGGATCTGTTCAGGTCTCAGCTGGAGGACTCAAGCTTCTCGTCTGAAGATCTGTCTGCTCTGTTGGAGTCGCCAAATTCACGG acatcTAGGTCGGACTCGGAGGATctggaagagatggagaggctGAGGAAGGAACACATCGAGGCTCTGAGGGAAATCAAGAggctgcag gaGCAGCTGGGGGAGTCTCAGAGGGTCCACCAtcagacagaggaggagctCAGTAAAGTTAAACAG gaagtgaagctcaTGTCGGAGGAGAGTCGGGCCCTCCGGACTCGGGTCCAGCTAGCGGAGGCGGCGCAGAAGCAGGCGAGGGGGATGGAGATGGACTACGAGGAGGTGATCCATCTTCTGGAGGCCGAGATCGCAGAGCTCAAGACTCTGAGGGCGGAGCAGCCGGGGATCCCGACCAATAAG GACGACGCAGAGGATCTGAAGAAGAAAGTGGCCGTCCTCGAGTGTCAACTACGGAAGAGCGAAGCGACCAAGAAGGGCTTCGAGCTGTCCACGGGGAAACTGCTGAGCTTCGTCGAG aaCGTTCAAGAGTTCCTGCTGGAGAGTCATGCACCAATAAAGAGCtgcag CTCCGGGGACGTAAAGGTCAGCGCGGCGTCTCAAGGCATGGCCCCCCGCTACAGGAAGACCCCCTGGACGGCGCTGACGCTGGCTCAGGAGGCCAAGGAGCTGGCCCGGACGGTGCGGGCCCTCCTGGAGGTGGACT TGCTGACCTTCTAG
- the hcar1-3 gene encoding hydroxycarboxylic acid receptor 2 codes for MLTELNVTTMLNFTTAAPHGGGGGCPPVGIQLEGLILPPVLTIDVILGLLGNLVALWIFCFKLKAWNPNTLFLFNLVIADFLALVSLPLRIDALLRGHWVFGDGLCRINLFLMFSNRSASIALMTVVAIYRYFKVVHPHHRFNNMTKRQAVLVSLLVWLLVIGPRVPMLAYNHIKGRGERTQCFFFTSYKEASRALIVLVGMHRVLTVLEFILPAAMLLFCSFRIHSFLRGRQMGNPEKVRKAMRVCVAIVVVFTVCFLPTTVTTIGIWAIRSFRPWDCASFYTFTQLNIVSLGMNFLNSALDPVVYVFSSSMFRKALCRSLPTALRCGGEAGDDAPSSSGTQSTTQQELKSIRADGGSGAV; via the exons ATGCTAACGGAGCTAAACGTTACCACGATGTTGAACTTCACGACCGCGGCCCCCCACGGTGGTGGAGGCGGCTGCCCTCCAGTCGGCATCCAGCTCGAGGGTCTGATCCTGCCTCCGGTCCTCACCATCGACGTCATCCTGGGGCTTCTGGGTAACTTAGTCGCCCTGTGGATCTTCTGCTTTAAACTGAAGGCGTGGAACCCCAACACGCTGTTCCTCTTCAACCTCGTCATCGCCGACTTCTTGGCGCTGGTCAGTCTGCCGCTGAGGATCGACGCCCTGCTCCGCGGACACTGGGTGTTCGGAGACGGGTTATGCCGGATCAACCTCTTCCTGATGTTCTCCAACCGCTCGGCCAGCATTGCACTGATGACCGTGGTAGCCATCTACCGCTACTTCAAG GTGGTCCACCCCCACCACCGGTTCAACAACATGACGAAGCGTCAGGCTGTGTTGGTGTCGCTGCTGGTCTGGTTGCTGGTCATCGGCCCCCGGGTTCCCATGCTGGCCTACAACCACATCAAGGGCCGCGGCGAGCGCACCCAGTGCTTCTTCTTCACTTCCTACAAGGAGGCGTCCCGCGCCCTCATCGTCCTGGTGGGGATGCACCGTGTCCTGACGGTGCTGGAGTTCATCCTGCCGGCCGCCATGCTGCTCTTCTGCTCCTTCCGGATACACAGCTTCCTGCGGGGCCGCCAGATGGGGAACCCGgagaag gTGCGAAAGGCGATGCGGGTGTGCGTGGCCATCGTGGTGGTCTTCACGGTGTGTTTCCTGCCCACCACCGTCACCACCATTGGGATCTGGGCGATCCGCTCCTTCCGGCCCTGGGACTGCGCCTCCTTCTACACTTTCACCCAGCTCAACATCGTGTCTCTGGGGATGAACTTCCTGAATTCTGCGCTGGACCCGGTGGTCTACGTGTTCTCCAGCTCCATGTTCAGGAAGGCGCTGTGCAGATCGCTGCCCACAGCCCTGCGCTGCGGGGGGGAAGCCGGGGACGATGCACCGTCCTCTTCGGGAACTCAGAGCACCACCCAGCAGGAGCTGAAGTCCATCAGGGCCGACGGAGGGAGTGGAGCAGTGTAG
- the LOC134871039 gene encoding nascent polypeptide-associated complex subunit alpha, muscle-specific form-like yields MSLIRAEPEELHQITASASAAGNMDLTTSLRTLWLCLLLSAPGEGFPATSRDYVYPYTAAWGSGRSSPRFGGPPLNLQYGTAPPEDSSQTGNQSPSDYVYPPTEAWGSSGGSEPPSGGGAPSAAPPSYEPNKFIETWDSNQPSSAAAVQSQDEGSGSPTAPPPGFKVPIVWDQPPSEPGPAGTSDEGAGVATSRLVHSVSPAAWNQLPMLDFGEGPVPYIGAPGGYHLGPGSFPFGIIESVESGIADGTAAGFVDGPVPSDGATRYTNADPTEEGRTGGNTALVGGFVDGPYDGATRYTNAAPTTGGQTGSNPASTGRLDEGLDPRGGQPTGFANPNPVTKDSQTGSNPVMSYDYGGFPFGHMDSANKDVAESNTPASGFHDGPDPYSGATQYSNAGYPVTNDVVTESRAIPSSATSWTVGGPDPKGGPALGVLFGADSSPSSSNGQTFVKQPVGGADEPPYDPYRDPAVGFSWVGTSLIKPNNWRPQIQGPGLWEPNTETPASNISPPLPSSYIVQSRSGYWRQKEVLSHTSYSPKFESRDFEAPRRRTAPGSLSIAGTKVF; encoded by the exons ATGAGTTTAATCAGAGCAGAGCCTGAGGAGCTTCATCAGATCACAGCCTCTGCTTCTGCTGCAGGAAACATGGACCTCACAACGTCTCTCAG GACTCTTTGGCTCTGCCTGCTGCTGTCTGCCCCTGGGGAGGGGTTTCCTGCAACAAGCAGAG ACTACGTATACCCCTACACGGCTGCCTGGGGCTCTGGAAGATCCAGCCCTCGCTTTGGAGGCCCTCCTCTGAACCTGCAGTATGGAACTGCCCCCCCAGAGGACAGCAGCCAAACTGGAAACCAGTCCCCGTCCG ACTACGTATACCCCCCCACTGAGGCGTGGGGCTCCAGTGGAGGATCTGAGCCCCCCTCTGGTGGTGGAGCTCCCAGTGCGGCTCCACCCAGTTACGAGCCGAACAAGTTCATCGAGACTTGGGATTCAAACCAACCCTCCAGTGCTGCTGCAGTCCAGTCCCAGGATGAAGGGTCCGGCAGCCCCACTGCTCCCCCTCCTGGATTTAAGGTTCCCATCGTCTGGGATCAGCCTCCCTCTGAACCTGGTCCCGCCGGGACCTCCGATGAGGGTGCCGGTGTGGCGACGTCCCGCCTGGTCCACAGCGTTTCTCCTGCTGCCTGGAACCAGCTTCCAATGTTGGACTTTGGTGAAGGACCTGTTCCGTACATCGGGGCTCCTGGAGGGTACCACTTGGGTCCTGGATCCTTTCCTTTCGGCATCATTGAGTCTGTGGAAAGCGGCA TTGCAGATGGTACTGCAGCTGGATTTGTTGATGGACCCGTTCCCTCTGACGGTGCCACTCGTTACACAAACGCAGACCCGACAGAAGAAG GTCGGACTGGTGGAAACACAGCTCTGGTTGGTGGGTTTGTAGATGGACCCTATGACGGTGCCACTCGTTACACCAACGCAGCCCCGACAACCGGTG GTCAGACTGGTAGTAACCCAGCGTCCACCGGTAGACTTGATGAAGGACTTGATCCCAGAGGTGGACAACCTACTGGTtttgctaaccctaacccagtgACAAAAGACA GTCAGACTGGTAGTAACCCAGTGATGTCCTATGATTATGGAGGTTTTCCTTTCGGACACATGGACTCTGCAAACAAAGACG TTGCAGAAAGTAACACCCCGGCCTCAGGATTTCATGATGGACCTGATCCCTATAGTGGTGCTACTCAATACTCCAACGCAGGCTACCCAGTGACAAACGACG TTGTGACAGAAAGCAGAGCGATCCCGAGCTCGGCTACCAGCTGGACGGTTGGTGGACCGGATCCTAAAGGCGGTCCTGCTTTGGGCGTCTTGTTCGGTGCTGATTCTTCACCATCCAGCTCCAATGGCCAAACGTTTGTTAAGCAGCCTGTAGGGGGCGCTGACGAACCACCCTACGACCCGTATCGTGACCCAGCCGTCGGGTTTTCCTGGGTCGGCACCTCGCTCATCAAACCCAACAACTGGAGGCCACAGATCCAGGGTCCCGGCCTCTGGGAACCGAACACAGAGACGCCGGCGAGCAACATATCCCCTCCGCTGCCTTCGTCCTACATCGTCCAGTCCAGGAGCGGCTACTGGCGGCAAAAGGAAGTCCTATCCCACACCAGTTACTCCCCAAAGTTTGAATCCCGGGACTTTGAAGCACCGAGGAGGCGGACGGCACCGGGGAGTCTTTCCATTGCAGGAACCAAGGTCTTCTGA